The Paracoccus albus region GATCGGTTTCTACTACAAGAAGCCGTCGGCGAACGCTGCCGCGATGAAGGCTTTCATTGTTAACCGGGTAGGGGACTTTGGTTTCCTGCTGGGGATTTTCGCGCTGTGGTGGCTGACCCGCTCGATCTATTTCGACGAGATTTTCGCGCAGGTTCCCGAAGTCGCAGAAACAACGGTCCATTTCCTTTGGACCGACTGGAATGCGGCAAACCTGGTTGGTGTGCTGCTGTTCATCGGCGCGATGGGTAAATCGGCGCAGCTTCTGCTCCACACATGGCTCCCCGACGCGATGGAGGGCCCGACACCTGTTTCGGCGCTGATCCACGCGGCAACGATGGTTACGGCTGGCGTATTCCTCGTCTGCCGCATGTCGCCACTTTACGAATTTGCGCCCTCTGCGTCGCTTTTCATCACGATCATCGGTGCCTGCACAGCGTTCTTCGCGGCAACCGTGGGGCTGGTGCAGAACGACATCAAACGGGTTATCGCCTATTCGACCTGCTCACAGCTGGGCTATATGTTCGTGGCCGCGGGTGTTGGTGTCTATTCAGCCGCCATGTTCCACCTGCTGACCCACGCCTTCTTCAAGGCTATGCTGTTCCTTGGTGCGGGCTCGGTGATTCACGCGATGCATCATGAGCAGGACATGCGCAATTACGGTGCACTGCGCAAAAAAATCCCGCTGACCTTCTGGGCGATGATGATCGGAACGCTGGCTATTACGGGTGTGGGTATTCCGCTGACCCATTTCGGTTTCGCGGGTTTCCTGTCGAAAGACGCCATCATCGAAAGCGCATGGGTCGGCAACGGCTTTGCCTTCTGGGCATTGGTGATCGCGGCCGGGATGACCAGCTTCTATAGTTGGCGCCTGATGTTCATGACTTTCTTTGGCACCGAACGCGGTGACCATCACGCGCATGAGCACGCACATGAATCTCCGCCCGTCATGACGATCCCGCTTGGCGTTCTGGCCATCGGCGCGATTTTCTCGGGCATGGTCTGGTATGGGGACTTCTTCGGCGACCGGATCAATCAGTTCTTCCATATCGGTGGGGCCGAGTCGCATGAAGCGGCTGAGGGCGAGCATGGGGAGGCCGAGCCTGCCGGGCACGCCAGTGACGCACAAGCGGGTGGCGAAGCCGTTGCGACCGAAGCCTCAGCACAAGGCGAACATGCCCCCGCCGCCGCCGCAGAGGCGGAACATGCCGAGGGTGGGCTGAACACCGATGTGCCGGCCCCGGTTGGTGGTGCGATCTACATGCATCCCGACAACCACGTGATCCATGAAGCCCATGAAGCGCCGAAATGGGTCAAGGTTTCGCCCTTCATCGCGATGCTGATCGGTCTGTTCACCGCCTGGATGATGTATATCCGCCATCCCGAAGCCCCGGCGAAGCTGGCCGCAACGCAGCGCCCGCTTTACAACTTCCTGCTCAACAAGTGGTATTTCGACGAGATCTACGACCGTGTTTTCGTCCGGCCCGCCCGCTGGCTGGGTCGCGTACTTTGGACGGAAGGCGATGGCAGGGTTATCGACGGCAGCATCAATGGTGTGACGATGGGGCTTATCCCGCGACTGGCGCGCTTTGCTGGCCGGTTGCAATCGGGCTACATCTTCCATTATGCGCTCGCCATGGTGGCAGGTATCCTTGGCCTGCTGATCTGGGTGATGATGCGCGGGAGCATGTAAGATGACCAATATTCTCTCGATTATCACCTTCCTGCCGATCGTTGCTGCCCTGATCCTTGCAGTTTTTCTGCGTGGCGATGACGAATCCTCGCGGCGCAATGCGAAATGGCTGGCGCTGATCGCCACTTCCGCGACCTTCGTGATCTCGCTTTACGTTCTGTTCGGCTTCGATCCGGCCAATACCGGCTTCCAGTTCGTCGAGGATCGGAACTGGATCATGGGGCTGCGCTACAAGCTGGGCGTTGACGGCATTTCGGTCCTGTTTGTCATGCTGACCACCTTCCTGATGCCGATCACCATCCTGTCGACATGGGAGGTGCAAAGCCGCGTCAAGGAATACATGATTGCCTTTCTTGTACTGGAAGGGCTGATGATCGGCGTGTTTGTCGCGCTCGATCTGGTGCTGTTCTATCTGTTCTTCGAAGCCGGTCTGATCCCGATGTTCCTGATCATCGGGATCTGGGGCGGGCAGAACCGAATCTACGCGGCATTCAAGTTTTTCCTTTATACGTTCCTTGGCTCGGTCCTGATGCTTGTGGCGATGGTCACGATGTATCGCGCCGCCGGCACGACCGATATCGCCCAGCTTCTGGAATTCGATTTCTCGTCCGAGCCGATGCATTTCCTGGGCTGGACGATCTTCGGCGGATTGCAGACGCTGCTGTTTTTGGCCTTCTTCGCAAGCTTTGCGGTCAAAATGCCGATGTGGCCGGTGCATACCTGGCTGCCGGATGCGCACGTTCAGGCCCCCACGGCCGGGTCGGTGGTGCTGGCCGCTGTGCTGTTGAAAATGGGCGGCTACGGCTTCCTGCGCTTTTCGCTGCCAATGTTCCCGGTCGCCTCTGACATCTTTCAGCCGGTGGTGTTCTGGCTGTCAGCCATCGCCATTGTCTATACCTCGCTGGTGGCATTGGCGCAGTCGGACATGAAGAAGCTGATCGCCTATTCTTCCGTAGCGCATATGGGCTACGTAACGATGGGTGCGTTTGCCGCCAATCAGGCAGGCATTAACGGCGCCATTTTCCAGATGCTGTCGCACGGTTTCATTTCCGGGGCGCTGTTCCTGTGTGTTGGCGTGATCTACGACCGGATGCACACACGCGAAATCGACGCCTATGGCGGTCTGGTTAACCGCATGCCGAAATATGCGCTGATTTTCATTTTCTTCACGATGGCCAATGTCGGCGTTCCCGGCACTTCTGGCTTCGTCGGTGAGTTCCTGACACTCCTTGGCACGTTCAGGGCAAACACCTGGGTCGCAACCGTGGCGGCCACTGGCGTTATCCTGTCGGCTGCCTATGCGCTGTGGCTATATCGCCGGGTCACGCTTGGATCGCTGATCAAGGAAAGCCTGAAGACAATCACCGATATGACCCCGCGAGAGCGTTGGATCTTTGTGCCGCTCGTGGTCATGACATTGTGGCTGGGGATTTATCCGCGCGCGGTGATAGACATTACCGGCCCAAGCGTCGAGGCATTGGTGAACAACTACGCTGCCGCGACGGAAGACCTGGCTGCCGATCCTGCTGCGTATCGCATGGTCGAGGCCACACCTGCGGCAGAAGCCGCCACGGCAGAGCACTGAGAGGACCGTCATGACTTCGCTTGATTTCACGATCATCATGCCGGAAATCCTATTGGCGGCTTATGCCATGCTGGCACTGCTCGCCGGGGCCTATTTCGGCAAGGATGCGATTGCGCGGCCCATTCTGTGGGCCACGGTCGCGGTCCTGCTGGCGCTCGCCTTCTATGTAGAGGTCGGCGTCGCGCCCGAGGGCGAAGCCTTCTACGGCATGTTCATCTCTGACGCATTCTCGCGCTTCTCGAAGATCGTCATCCTGCTTTCCGCCGCCGCGGTCGTCGCCATGAGCGCCGATTACATGGAGCGGCGCGGGATGCTGCGTTTCGAATTTCCGATCCTGATCGCCCTGTCCGTGACGGGGATGATGATCATGGTCTCTGCCGGTGATCTGCTGTCGCTTTATCTTGGGCTGGAGCTGCAATCGCTGGCGCTTTATGTGGTGGCGGCAATGCGCCGCGAATCCTCGCGTTCGTCCGAGGCGGGGCTGAAATATTTCGTTCTCGGCTCTCTCAGCTCTGGGATGCTGCTCTATGGTGCGTCGCTGATCTATGGCTTTGCGGGTACAACAAGCTTTGCCGGGATCATCAATGTTGTGCATGGCGGTACGCTGCCTGTTGGGCTGCTGTTCGGTATGGTCTTTGTGATGGTCGGTCTGGCATTCAAGGTTTCGGCGGTTCCGTTCCACATGTGGACGCCGGATGTCTACGAAGGCTCCCCCACGCCGGTGACGGCATTCTTCGCCTCGGCACCCAAGGTTGCCGCGATGGCACTGCTGGCGCGCGTGCTGGTCGATGCGTTTGGTCAGGTGCCGGGCGATTGGGGACAGATCCTTGCGGTGCTGGCGGTACTGTCGATGTTCCTTGGTTCCATCGCCGGCATCCGTCAGACGAATATCAAGCGTCTGATGGCCTATTCCTCGATCGCGCATATGGGCTTTGCGCTGATGGGGCTGGCTGCGGGTACCGCGCTTGGCGTGCAGTCTATGCTGCTTTACATGGCGATTTATGCGGTGATGAATGTTGGCGTTTTTGCATGGATCATGTCGCTGGAGCGGGATGGAGAGCCGGTGACCGATCTGGCCAGCCTGCATCAATTCGCGAATGGAGAGCCGGTGAAGGCCTTTGCCGTGATGATCCTGCTGTTCAGCCTTGCGGGTGTGCCACCGATGCTGGGCTTCTTCGCGAAGCTGGGCGTGCTGAATGCGGCTGTGGATGGCGGTATGACATGGCTGGCGGTTGCGGGCGTTATCGCATCTGTTATCGGCGCGTTCTATTATCTGCGCATCGTCTACTACATGTATTTCGGTACCGATATTGAACCCGTCGGCAGCCGTATGGCACCAGTATCCGTGGTCATGCTTGTGGCTTCGGCAGCAATCGTTCTGCTGGGTGCTATCACCACATTCGGGGTGGATCGTGCGGCTGGCCGTGCGGCTGATGCGCTGATGTTAAGTGAGGGTGTCGTCGTCGAACAAGCGGCTGCGCCCGCTGCGCAACACGGTGGCTGATCAACATCCCTGGCCTGAGGGCGTTGCGCGGCATGTCCTGCCGCGCAGCCCATCCACCAATGCCGAAGCGCTGCGCATGGCCCCGAAGCTTGCCGGCCAGGCATGGATAATCACGCATGACCAGTTTCAGGGACGCGGTCGCCGTGGTCGTGACTGGGCTATGCCGAAAGGGAACTTCGCGGGTTCTCTGGTCTTGCGGCCGAAAGGCGGCGCCTCCAACGCAGCACTTTATAGTTTTGTTGCTGCATTGGCGCTTTATGATGCGCTTGGCCTGGCCGCTGGGCCATCGGCGCGTCTGGCGCTGAAATGGCCGAATGACGTCTTGTTGAACGGTGGCAAGGTCGCCGGAATTCTTTTGGAAAGTACGGGGCAGGGCGGCGAGGTCGCGGCACTCGCCATCGGGATCGGCGTGAACCTTTTTTCGGCCCCTCCGACCGATCCCGAGGCCGCATTTGCGCCGGTGAGCCTGCGCGAGGAAACCGGGATAACGGTCGGTGCAGAAGAGTTTCTCGATTTGCTGGCACCCAGCTTCTCGGCGTGGGAGCGACGCTTCCTGACCGAAGGTTTCGTCCCCATCCGCGATGCTTTTCTTGCCCGCGCCGCACGACTTGGTGAAACGATAAAGGCGCGGACAGGGACGGCTGAATTCGTCGGACGGTTTGACGGGATCGACGAAGCCGGATCGCTTATTCTGAGCACTGCCTCCGGACGCCAACTTATTCCTGCTGCGGATGTATTCTTCTGATGCTGCTTTGTATTGACACCGGAAATACCAACACGGTCTTCTCGATCTGGGATGGCGAAAAGTTTCTGTCGCATTGGCGCATCGCCACCGATCACAAGCGGACCGCGGATGAGTATTATGTCTGGCTGCAGACGCTGATCTCGCTGACCCATTTCGAACTGGATATTGATCGTTGCATTATCTCTTCGACGGTTCCGCGTGTCGTGTTCAATCTGCGCGTGCTTTGTAACCGCTATTTCAACACGCGCCCGCTGGTGGTCGGCAAGCCTGACTGCCTGCTTCCGGCAGAACCCCGTGTCGATTCCGGTGCCACCGTCGGGCCCGACCGAATTGTCAACACATGGGCCGCGCATGAGCGCCTCGGCGGTGATGTGATCGTCGTCGACTTTGGAACCGCCACGACCTTTGACGTCGCGGCGGACGATGGCGCCTATGTCGGCGGTGTGATTGCGCCCGGTGTTAACCTTAGCCTGGAGGCGCTGCATATGGGCGCGGCATCTTTGCCGCATGTTGATGTCACCAAGCCCGCGCGCGTGATCGGCACGAATACGATCGCCTGTATCCAGTCAGGAATCTTTTGGGGCTATATTGGTCTGGTCGAGGGCATCATCGGCCAGATACGCAACGAACAGGACAGGCCGATGAAGGTTATTGCAACCGGCGGCCTTGCTCCGTTGTTTGAACAGGGAACGGATGTTTTCGACAGCATCGAAGACGATCTGACCGTCCACGGGCTGCGGCTCATCTACGATTATAACAAGGAGGCGGGGAATGTCTGACCGGCTGATCTATCTGCCGCTTGGCGGCGCAGGCGAAATTGGCATGAACGCCTATGTCTATGGATATGGGCCAAAAGGTAAGGAACGCCTCATCGTCGTCGATCTGGGTGTAACCTTCGGCGACATGGACACGACACCGGGTGTCGATCTGATTATGGCCGATACGGCGTGGCTGCAGGCCAACAAGGACCGGATCGAGGCGATATTTATCACCCACGCGCATGAGGACCACGTCGGTGCGCTTGGTCTGCTGTGGGACCGCTTGGAAAAGCCGGTTCACTGCCGGAAGTTCACCGGCACGTTGGCGAAGATGAAGCTGGAAGAACGTGGCCTTTCGCCTGATGCCGTGCGCATCCACGAACCACGGCCCGATGTCGTCGAGGCTGGGCCGTTCAAAGTCCAGTTCGTGCCGATCAGCCACTCGATCCCCGAAAGCTCCGCGCTGATCATTGATACGCCTGCCGGTCGGATCGTGCATAGCGGCGATTTCAAACTGGACGGAACGCCGGTTGTCGGCGAAGCCTTCGATCCCATTCTGTGGCACGAGATTGCCGGCGAAGCGGGCGGCATAAAGGTTCTGGCCTGCGATTCCACCAATGTGTTCAACCTGCATCCCGGCCGGTCAGAGGCGCTGCTGGCGAACCCTCTGCTGGACTTCGTTATGGCGCAACCGAATCTCGTCGCTGCGACAACGTTCGCCTCCAATGTCGCGCGCCTGAAATCGCTGGCCGAGGCAGGCGTGGCGGCAGGCCGGAAGATCTGTCTGCTTGGCCGTTCGATGCGCCGGATGACACAGGTTGCGCAGGAAACCGGTGTTGTGTCCGACTTTCCGAACACGATCAGCCCTGAAGAGGCGGCAGAACTGCCCCGAAATGAGGTCATGCTGATCGTCACCGGCAGTCAGGGCGAACGCCGCGCGGCCTCCGCCCAACTCGCGCGCGGTTCCTATCTTGGTATCCGCCTGCAAGAGGGTGACAGCTTCCTGTTCAGCTCCAGCGTCATTCCGGGGAACGAGCGAGGCGTGATCCGCATCATGAACCAGTTTTCTGAAATTGGTGTCGATGTGTTTGACGGGCAGGACGGGACATTCCACGTCTCCGGCCACGCCAACCGGCCCGATCTGGAGGCGGTGCACGATCTGCTGAAGCCTGCAATTCTGCTGCCAATGCATGGCGAACACATGCATTTGCGCGAACACGCGGAAATCGGGCGAGAGAAGGGCATTGCCTCAATCGTCGCGACGAATGGTGCTGTGGTGGATATCACGGGCGACAGGCCCGAGATCGTCGACAACGTCGAAGCGGGACGAATCTATCTTGACGGGTCCGTTCTGATAGGCGCGTTTGACGGCGTGATCCGCGACCGGATCCGCATGGCACTGAACGGTCATGTCACAGTCAGCGTGATCGTTGATGAAGAGGACAATCCCTTCCCGGACGCCTGGGTCGAACCGATGGGCCTGGCAGAACGCGGGCGCTCCAACCAGCCGGTTGCCGAGCAGATCGAGTCTGAACTGGCCGAATTCCTGGAGCGTGCAGATGCCAAGACCGTTGCGGATGACAAAAAGATCGAGGACGCGGTGCGCAAGATTACCCGTCAGGTCACCATGGAAGAAATCGGCAAAAAGCCAGAGGTTACGGTCATCATAAGCCGACTGGCGCCTTGATCGCTGAATGGCGCAGCAGTTAGGCTCGGCAGCCTTAGACACGTCTTGGAGGCGGACGCGATGACTGCGACGGCATATCTGGCGGTCATCGCTCTTGCTCTGACCATGTTCGCCACGGGTCTTGGTCTGCGTGGCAGGGACTTGCAGCGCGTCGCCAAGATGCCCGGTTCAACGGTGCTTGGCCTTGCGCTGCAGTCGCTGCTGATGCCGATTTTCGTTGCGATGCTTGCCAAGGCTATCGTCCCCGCGTCGTCAGAGGGATTTGGCCTCGTCCTTGTTGCTTTGGCACCGGCCACTGTAAGCAGCCATGTTTTCGTAGGGCTTGCAGGCGGGAATTTGGGTCTGGCGCGGACCTTGACGCTGTGTTCGTCCTTCACGTCGCTGATCGCGTTCTTCTCTTTAGGTTTGGATCAGCTCTTCCCGGGGCTGGTGCAACTTATTCTGCTGGCTTATGTGATACCATTGTTGCTGGGGCTTGCATTGCCGCTTTTGCAAGCCAATCTGGCGCAGGCCATGGAGCGCCGGATGATGGTCTACGCCTCTGCGCTGACGGGGCTGACGGTTTTGGCGACGCTGTGGTCATGGTTTGAATGGGGTCACATTTCGCTGTTCTTCCTTTCGCTGACCATCGCATTCTGCTGCGGCCTGTTCGCATGGGGTGCGGGTCGAATGTTGGGTGCCGCGAAGGGCGAGGCGATAGGCTTGTCGCTGCTTATGCAGAACTTTGCGCTTCCTCTTGCAATAACTTGGGTCGCGGACGCGCAGAAAATGACTGTCGCGCCTGCGCTCTACGCCATTGCGATGTATCTGGCATCCTTCGTGCTTATCGCTGTGTGGCGCCGTTTCCGCTGATCTTCGCGGCTTGACGGATGCGACGCGGCTTGCCACATGCTGCGCCCATGTCTGACAAGCCCTTCGATCCGAATCCGACCCACCGCAATTTCTACGGCCGACGCCATGGCAAGACCCTGCGTCGTAGCCAGAAGGGCTATCTGGCCGAGGATCTGGGGCCGTTGCAGCCCACCGGGATTACGCTTCAGGACAACCCTGACCGCACGCCAATCGACCCCGCCGCGATTTTCGGTGACGACCGCCCGATCTGGCTGGAGGTCGGCTTCGGCGGGGGCGAACATATGGTCCATATGGCCGCAACCTATCCGCAGATGGGCATCATCGGGTGTGAACCCTTCATCAACGGCGTGGCCATGCTGGTGGGAAAGATCAAGTCCGCTGGGGTGGAGAATGTCAGCGTGCATCCCGGCGATGCGCGCGATCTGATGGATGTGCTGCCCGATGGCTCGATCTCAAAGGCGTTTCTGAACTATCCCGATCCATGGCCCAAGACACGGCATCATCGCCGGCGTTTTGTCACGCCAGAGCATTTGCTGCCGTTGCACCGGGTCATGGCACCGGGGGCAGAGTTCCGCGTCGCCACGGATATTCCATCATATGTCCGCCAGACGCTGGAAGAGGTGCCGAAAGCAGGTTTCCAACTTGAAAGCCTGCGTGCCGTCGCTTGGCCGGACTGGCTGTCTACCCGCTATGAACAAAAGGCGCTGCGCGAGCAGCGGACACCGACCTATATGTCGTTCAGGCGGGTTTGACGGGCAGTATTAGGCCAAGCGCGACTGCCTTTCCGGTCGGAAAACGCGACGCTTGCTGGAAGATCGCGCGAATCAGGATGCCTCGCGTTCGGCTCGCTTGGCGTCATCCCACAGACCATCCATTTCCGCTAAGTTCGATTCATCCGGGCGTCGGCCCTGCGCTTGAAGCTGCGCCTCGATAAAGCGGAAACGGCGGGTAAATTTGGCATTGGCGCCCCGTAGCGCTTCTTCGGGGTCGATATCCAGATGGCGGGCGAGGTTGGCGACCACGAACAGCAGGTCGCCGAATTCCTCGGTCAGATGGTCGTGATCAGCGCTTTCTCGGGCCTCGACCAATTCGGCAGTTTCCTCGGCAATCTTGTCCAGCACATGTTCCGCGCCCGGCCAATCGAATCCGACGCGGGCGGCGCGGTTTTGCAGCTTCACCGCGCGCGTAAGTGCCGGAAGACCCAGGGCGACCCCGTCCAACACGCCCTTTTCGGCCTTGGCAGCACGCTCGGCCGCTTTGATCGTTTCCCAATCCTTAACCTGCTGGGCCGCTGATTTGTCACGCGATTCGTCGCCAAAGACATGCGGGTGCCGGTCAATCAGCTTGTCAGATATCTTTGCGGCCACGTCTGCAAAGTCGAACATGCCCTTTTCGCTGGCCATCTGAGCGTGAAAAACGACCTGCAACAGCAGATCGCCCAACTCTGCGGGGAATTCGTCCCATGCTTCGCGTGCGATGGCATCGGCCACCTCATAGGCCTCTTCGATTGTGTAGGGAGAGATTGAGGCAAAATCCTGTTCGATGTCCCACGGACATCCCGATTCAGGGTCGCGAAGCGCCGCCATAATGTCGATCAGGCGCGTGATTTCGTCCTGATTCCGGTCGGTTGACCCTTGCTTCAGGGCGGCACTGTCAGACATGGCGATCTCCTTCGCGATCAGGGGTGCCATAGCGGACGGGGCAAGTCCACCATGCACAGCAGCCGCAGATCAAGTAACAGATTTGGCAGCTTTCTTGCCATTGACGCTTGTGAAGATTAGGTTGCGCGGCAATTCAGGGCTTTCTGGCCCCACTCCTTCTGACCTGACCTTCCGAAAGGACCGCCGATGTTCGTTTCTCCTGCCTATGCGCAAGCCGCCGGTGGCGCCGGCGGTGCGGCCGCTATTACGCAGTTTATCCCGCTGATTCTGATCTTCGTGATCATGTATTTCCTGATCCTGCGCCCGCAGCAAAAGCGCATGAAGGAACATAAAAACATGGTTGCGGCGCTGAAGCGGGGCGATCAGGTCATCACCCAGGGGGGGCTGATCGGCAAGGTGACCGATGTCAAGGAAGGTGAAGTCACCGTCGAAATCGCGCAGGGCGTCAAGGTCCGCGTTGTTCGCGCCACGATTTCGCAGGTCCTGAACGCGACCACCCCTGCCGCCGCAAATTCCTGAGGGCTTTTTAAGGCTTTTCCGACATGCTGGATATTCCGCTTTGGAAACGCGTCCTGATTCTGGGCGTGGTGGCAATCGGCCTGATCTGGGCCTTGCCGAACTTCTTCTATGGCCGTGTAGAGGCCCATAACGACGCGGTTGCCGCATCCGAAGCAGCGGGCTTTGTCAGTGATGAACAGCAGGCGGCCATAGATGCATGGCCGAACTGGATGCCGAACGGATTGGTCAACCTTGGTCTCGACCTGCGCGGCGGTGCCCATCTGCTGGCGGAGGTGAACGTTGCGGAAGTCTACAAATCCCGCATGGATGCCCTCTGGCCGGAACTGCGCCGGGTGCTGGCAGAGCAGCGCGACACCATCGGTGCCGTGCGCCGCGTGCCGGGTCCCGAAGACGAGTTGCATGTCGAAATCGAGAATGCAGATCAAATGGCAGCGGCGGTCGCTGCTGCGCGCACTCTTGCGACGCCTGTCGTCTCTCTCAGCGGTGCGGGGCAGAACGATATCGAGATTTCTGCTTCGGGCAATCAGTTGCAGATCAATCTGTCGGATGCCGAAAAAACCGCGACTGATGACCGAACCGTTCAGCAATCGCTGGAAATCGTTCGCCGCCGCGTCGATGAGGTCGGCACACGAGAGCCGACGATCCAGCGTCAGGGTGCGGACCGTATTCTGATTCAGGTGCCGGGCATCGGGTCTGCCGCTGAACTGAAAGAACTGATCGGGACGACCGCGAAGCTGACATTCAACCCCGTGATCAGCCGGACGACGGATGCGAATGCCGCGCCCGGTGTCGGCAATGCGCTTCTGCCCTCGATTGATGAAGAGGGCGTGTTCTACATTGTCGAGGATAGCCCCGTTGTAACAGGTGAAGAGCTGACGAATGCCCAACCCGGCTTCGACCAGAACAGCCAGCCTGCGGTGAACTTCAACTTCAACCCGTCGGGCGCACGCAAATTCGGCGCATACACCGCCGCCAATATCGGCCAGCCCTTCGCGATTGTGCTGGATGATGAGGTGATCTCTGCCCCGGTCATCCGTGACGCGATCACGACCGGTGCTGGCCAGATTTCCGGTTCCATGGATGTCGCCAGTTCCACCCAGCTTGCGGTCCTGCTGCGCGCCGGTGCGCTTCCGGCGGAACTCACGTTTCTTGAGGAACGCACCATCGGACCGGAACTGGGACAGGACAGCATCGATGCGGGCAAGGTTGCCTCTGCGGTGGGCTTTGTCGCTGTCATCGTGTTGATGATTGCCAGCTATAGGCTGTTCGGCGTGTTTGCCGCGATTGCGCTGACGCTGAATATCGGGCTGATCTTTGGTATCCTGTCCCTGATCGGCGCCACGCTGACGCTGCCTGGTATCGCCGGTATTGTGTTGACCATCGGTATGGCGGTTGATGCCAATGTTCTGGTTTTCGAACGTATCCGCGAAGAGCTGAAGCGTGCCAAAGGACCGGCACGGGCGATCGAGCAGGGCTACCGTCACGCGATGTCGGCCATTGTCGATGCCAACGTGACCACTCTGATTATCGCGGCGATCCTGTTTATGATGGGCTCTGGCCCGGTCAAGGGCTTTGCCGTCACGCTGGCCATCGGTATCGTGACATCCGTCTTTACGGCGCTTTGGGTGACGCGTCTGATGATGGTGATCTGGTTTGATCGCGCTCGCCCCAAGACGATAGAGGTTTGATATGGCTTGGCGACTGAAACTCGTACCTGACGAGACGAAGATCGATTTCTTCCGGTTGCAGACCTATACCTTCGGTCTGTCGGGGATTCTGGTCGTGGCTTCGCTGATTTGCCTGTTCGTGATGGGTTTGAACTTCGGCATCGATTTCCGTGGTGGAACAACCATCCGGACCGAGGCGACGCAGCCTGTCGATGTCGGTGCCTATCGCGATGCAATTGCGCCGCTGAATCTTGGCGATGTTGCAATCAGCGAAGTTTTCGATCCGACCTTCGGGCCGGAAGAACATGTGGCCCAGATCCGCATTCAGGCGCAGGAAGGGTCAGAATCCGTCAGCCCTGAAACCATCACCCGGGTCGAAGCTGCG contains the following coding sequences:
- a CDS encoding ribonuclease J, which gives rise to MSDRLIYLPLGGAGEIGMNAYVYGYGPKGKERLIVVDLGVTFGDMDTTPGVDLIMADTAWLQANKDRIEAIFITHAHEDHVGALGLLWDRLEKPVHCRKFTGTLAKMKLEERGLSPDAVRIHEPRPDVVEAGPFKVQFVPISHSIPESSALIIDTPAGRIVHSGDFKLDGTPVVGEAFDPILWHEIAGEAGGIKVLACDSTNVFNLHPGRSEALLANPLLDFVMAQPNLVAATTFASNVARLKSLAEAGVAAGRKICLLGRSMRRMTQVAQETGVVSDFPNTISPEEAAELPRNEVMLIVTGSQGERRAASAQLARGSYLGIRLQEGDSFLFSSSVIPGNERGVIRIMNQFSEIGVDVFDGQDGTFHVSGHANRPDLEAVHDLLKPAILLPMHGEHMHLREHAEIGREKGIASIVATNGAVVDITGDRPEIVDNVEAGRIYLDGSVLIGAFDGVIRDRIRMALNGHVTVSVIVDEEDNPFPDAWVEPMGLAERGRSNQPVAEQIESELAEFLERADAKTVADDKKIEDAVRKITRQVTMEEIGKKPEVTVIISRLAP
- the trmB gene encoding tRNA (guanine(46)-N(7))-methyltransferase TrmB → MSDKPFDPNPTHRNFYGRRHGKTLRRSQKGYLAEDLGPLQPTGITLQDNPDRTPIDPAAIFGDDRPIWLEVGFGGGEHMVHMAATYPQMGIIGCEPFINGVAMLVGKIKSAGVENVSVHPGDARDLMDVLPDGSISKAFLNYPDPWPKTRHHRRRFVTPEHLLPLHRVMAPGAEFRVATDIPSYVRQTLEEVPKAGFQLESLRAVAWPDWLSTRYEQKALREQRTPTYMSFRRV
- the mazG gene encoding nucleoside triphosphate pyrophosphohydrolase, with the translated sequence MSDSAALKQGSTDRNQDEITRLIDIMAALRDPESGCPWDIEQDFASISPYTIEEAYEVADAIAREAWDEFPAELGDLLLQVVFHAQMASEKGMFDFADVAAKISDKLIDRHPHVFGDESRDKSAAQQVKDWETIKAAERAAKAEKGVLDGVALGLPALTRAVKLQNRAARVGFDWPGAEHVLDKIAEETAELVEARESADHDHLTEEFGDLLFVVANLARHLDIDPEEALRGANAKFTRRFRFIEAQLQAQGRRPDESNLAEMDGLWDDAKRAEREAS
- the yajC gene encoding preprotein translocase subunit YajC, producing MFVSPAYAQAAGGAGGAAAITQFIPLILIFVIMYFLILRPQQKRMKEHKNMVAALKRGDQVITQGGLIGKVTDVKEGEVTVEIAQGVKVRVVRATISQVLNATTPAAANS
- the secD gene encoding protein translocase subunit SecD, producing MLDIPLWKRVLILGVVAIGLIWALPNFFYGRVEAHNDAVAASEAAGFVSDEQQAAIDAWPNWMPNGLVNLGLDLRGGAHLLAEVNVAEVYKSRMDALWPELRRVLAEQRDTIGAVRRVPGPEDELHVEIENADQMAAAVAAARTLATPVVSLSGAGQNDIEISASGNQLQINLSDAEKTATDDRTVQQSLEIVRRRVDEVGTREPTIQRQGADRILIQVPGIGSAAELKELIGTTAKLTFNPVISRTTDANAAPGVGNALLPSIDEEGVFYIVEDSPVVTGEELTNAQPGFDQNSQPAVNFNFNPSGARKFGAYTAANIGQPFAIVLDDEVISAPVIRDAITTGAGQISGSMDVASSTQLAVLLRAGALPAELTFLEERTIGPELGQDSIDAGKVASAVGFVAVIVLMIASYRLFGVFAAIALTLNIGLIFGILSLIGATLTLPGIAGIVLTIGMAVDANVLVFERIREELKRAKGPARAIEQGYRHAMSAIVDANVTTLIIAAILFMMGSGPVKGFAVTLAIGIVTSVFTALWVTRLMMVIWFDRARPKTIEV